The nucleotide window TCCCGTTCGCCCGCTCGGGGGCACAGTACGCCCACGCGTCGAATCAGGAGATGCTGACGGCCGCTCTGGACGGCCTGGTGGCACGGTTCGGGTTACAGGGCGAGCGGATCGGTGAGGTCGCGGCCGGTGCCGTCCTCAAGCACTCCCGGGACTTCAACCTGACCCGCGAGGCGGTGCTCGGATCCGCGTTGGCCGCAGACACGCCCGCTTACGATGTGCAACAGGCGTGTGCTACCGGCCTTGAAACGGTGATCGGGCTGTCCAACAAGATCAAGCTCGGACAGATCGAATCGGGGATCGCCGGCGGTGTCGATTCCGCTTCGGACGCGCCCGTGGCCGTGAGCGAGGGCCTGCGGCGGGTGTTGCTGGAACTCGCGAGGGCACGGACTACCCCGCAGAAGATTGCCGCGCTGACCAAACTTCGCCCCGCCGATCTCAAGCCGAATGCCCCGACAACGGCGGAGCCCCGCACAGGGCTGTCCATGGGAGAGCACCAGGCAATCACCACGTCGCGCTGGAGCATCAGCAGGCAGGCGCAGGACGAGTTGGCGCTGGCAAGCCACGCGAACATGGCTGCCGCCTATGACCGCGGGTTCTTCGATGACCTCGTCACGCCCTTCCGCGGAGTCTCGAGGGACGGAAATCTGCGCGCCGACACCTCCCTCGAGAAGCTGGGAGCGCTCAAGCCGGTATTCGGCCGAAACCTGACGGGGGAGGCCACGATGACCGCCGGTAATTCCACGCCGCTGACAGACGGTGCGGCAGCGGTGCTTCTGGGCTCCGAGGATTATGCGCGCGAGCACAATCTGCCCATGCTGGCGAACGTTGTGGACGCTGAAGCGGCCGCCGTCGACTTTGTGCACGGCAAGGAGGGGCTCCTGATGGCGCCGGTCTACGCGATGCCGCGCCTGCTGCAACGCAACAACATGACCTTCGATGACTTCGACTTCTTCGAGATTCACGAAGCCTTCGCAAGCACCGTGCTGAGCAGCCTCGCAGCCTGGGAGGACGAGGATTTCTGCCGCACCCAGCTCGGTCTGCCCGGTGCGCTCGGAACGGTGGACCGCACCAAACTCAACGTCAACGGCTCTTCGCTGGCCGCGGGCCATCCGTTCGCAGCGACCGGTGCACGGATAGTCGCTTCACTGGCGAAGTCCCTCGCCGAGAAGGGCTCGGGGCGCGGTCTCATCTCCGTCTGTGCCGCCGGAGGCCAGGGCGTCGTGGCTATCCTGGAGGCGCGCTGAACATGACGGACACCTATCTCAAGCTTGTCAATGCCCAGCCCTTCAGCAGGGTTGCGAAGGCGGCCGGGCTCCCGCGGCCAGTGCCGCTCCGCCGCTACGTTCCGGGTGCTCCGCTTGTACCCGGGCCGGTCCTGGTGCTTGGCCGATCCCGCAGCACGCAGGCCGCGGCTGAGACCCTCCTCGAATGGAACCTCGACGTTCGTCGGCACCTGCGGCCAAAGGAGAAGTTCGGCGCGGCCGTCGTCGTACTTGATGATCTGGCGCACCCCGGCGAGCTGTCGGATGTCCTCCTCGAACTTGGCAACGGACTGCGGAACCTGCTTCCAGGCGGACGGATCGTCACCATCTCGCGGTCGGTAGCCTCCGGGCTGCCGCCCCAGGTTGCCGCCGCGCGGCAGGCCGTCGACGGGATGCTCCGGAGCCTGGCGAAGGAACTGCGCGGCGGAGCGACTGCAAACGGGATCCTGCTGGGCGAAGGTGTGGATGTAGGCGCACCCAGTGTCAGAGATGCGCTTGAATTCCTGCTGTCCGGCAAGAGCGCCTATGTGGATGGACAGTTCATCACAGTCGGGTCGGATTCCGGCAAGAGGCAGAAGCCTGCAGTGTTGCCGCTCGCCGGCCGCACGGCTGTAGTCACCGGGGCCGCTCGCGGAATCGGTGCGGAGATTGTCAACGTGCTCCGGCGCGACGGCGCGCAGATCATCGCTGTGGACGTACCGGCGGCGGGGGAGCAGCTGGCGCAGGTCGCGAACGGTGCCGGCGGCACTGCCTTACAGGTGGATATCACCGCCCCCGATGCCTGCGAGCGAATCCTGCAGCACGCTGCCAGCCGGTACGGCGGGCTCGACATCATGGTCCACAACGCCGGCATCACGAGGGACCGGTTGCTCGCCAACATGGACGAGGCACGGTGGAACTCCGTACTCGCTGTCAATGTGGAGGCGCAGCTGCGCATCAATGAGCAGTTGTTGGATTCAGATATCTTCGACGCCGACGGCAGCATTGTGTGCCTCGCGTCGACCAGCGGGATCGCGGGCAATCGGGGCCAGACAAACTATGCCGCGTCCAAGGCAGGTGTGATCGGCATGGTTCGCGCCACTGCCGATGCCCTGGCGGGCTCCGGACGCACGATCAACGCCGTTGCGCCCGGGTTCATCGAGACGGACATGACGGCGAAGATTCCTTTCGCCACCCGCGAGGTGGCACGGCGCCTCAGCAGTCTGCAGCAGGGCGGACTTCCGCTCGATGTTGCTGAAGCGGTCTCCTTTCTCGCCTCATCCGGCGCCGCCGGAATCAACGGTCAGGTGCTGCGTGTCTGCGGACAGAACCTGGTGGGTGCCTGATGGATCGCCGGTTGGACGCCCCGCCAAAGCTGCCGGCGCTCTACGCTGCGGCGCTGGCCCGCTCAGCGGGGAGTGCCTTGCGCAGGGGTGCGCGTGCGGACCGTTTACCGACAGAGCGGCACAGGCTTGACAACCTCACCGCCAATCAGGAGAAGCTTGACGCCTTCCAGCGGCTGATGGGCCGGCCGCGGGCAGAGTTTCTGCCTTCGGGGTACCTCCACACCCTCGCGTTTCCGGTCGCAGTCAGTGTTCTCGCCAGGCCTGACTTTCCGCTTCCACTGCTCGGTATGATCCACCTCCGCAACGAGATTCACCACCTGCGTCCGATCGCGCTCAACGAGTGTCTGAGTGTCACTGCCTGGGTCGAGAATCTGTTGCAGCACCGCAGTGGTATGCAGGTGGACGTAATGGTTGACATCAGGAGTAGCTCCGAGCCCGTATGGAAGGGCAGGTCCACCTACCTGGCGAAGGGCGTCAAAGCCAACGGTCCAAAGGGAACCGCGGCGCCGTCCGGGGGCGATCGGTCAACGGAACAGCTACCGGGATTCCCCACCCGGGAGTGGGTGCTGGCGAGGAACATCGGGCGCCGCTACGCGGCAGTCTCGGGAGACTACAATCCCATTCACCTCAGCGGCCCGTTGGCACGGGTAGCAGGCATGAAGCAGCCGATTGCCCACGGCATGTACCTGGCCTCGCGCATGGCTGCAGAAATGGGACCGGGAGACGCAACGCCCTTCCGCTGGTCGGTTGAGTTCAGGGCGCCGGTCTCTCTACCTTCGGCGGTCTTCCTTTCGGCAGGCATAAACAGTTCCGTTGCCGCCCAGTGGCGCGGGGCCGAGGTGGTCGCCTGGGATCCGCGTCGTCGTCGTACGCATTTTTCCGGGAGCCTGGAAAGGCTGGGAAGTAGCGCAGGCGCGGAATAGTTGCACGACCGTCCTTCAAAGTCCAGAGCAAGAGCCTGATTCACCACCAGTTTCAACCCAGATGGTCTTTTGGTCTGTGATCGGCGTTCCGAACAGGGCAGACTCCAGAAGTCAGCTACCGCTGACGGTTCACCACTGATCGAAACGAGGAATTTCGTGAATTCACGAGGTTTGAAGGCAGCCGTTCTCGCAGCATCGACGCTGATGGCTACGGCACTGATGACCGGCGGGGCGGCCCACGCCGCTCCACAGGCGCCGCTGAAGGCGCCGGCGGCTACTATCTCCCACGCACAGGTTGAGTCGCAGGAGGCGCTCGAGGCGTACTGGACGCCGGAACGGATGAAGAACGCGAAGCCCGGCAACACCATCAACTCGCAGGGCTGGGCGGAGCAAGGGCGCTCCGTCATGCCGAAGGCAGGCTCGGAAACCCTGGCTGCACCACAACCGAAGGCAGCACCGGTCAAGCGCGCCGGAAGCCCTGCTCCGGTATCGCACATCGGGAAGGTCTTCTTCACGCTCGGCGGCCAGAACTACGTCTGCTCGGCCAACTCTGTCCAGAGCGCCAACCAGAGCACCGTTGCCACAGCCGGGCACTGCACCTATGACATCAACGCAGGGTGGGCCACCAAGTTCGTGTTCGTTCCCGCCTACAACAACGGCTCGGCTCCGTTTGGCATGTGGTCGGCAACGTCGCTGCACTCCACCAGCGAATGGATCTCCCGTAACGACATCAGCTACGACGGCGCCTTCGCCGTTGTGGCGCCGCTGAACGGGCGCACCCTTGCCGGCACGGTAGGAGCGTCGAAGATCGGCTTCAACCTCGCCCGCGGCCTCACCTACACCGCCTACGGCTATCCGGCAGCTGCTCCATTCAACGGGGAAACGCTGAAGAACTGCTACGGCACCGCCTCACGGGACCGCATCGGCGGCACGCAGTCCCAGGGAATCCCGTGTGACATGACCGGCGGCTCGTCCGGCGGCCCCTGGTTCATCGGATCCGGCTCAGGCGGCACCCAGAACTCGGTGAACAGCTTCGGATACAACACCCAGAAGAACGTCATGTACGGCCCGTATTTCGGAGGCTCTATCCAGAGCGCGTACTCCAACGCGTCCAACCGCTAGCGCACAACGCTCACCGGACCGGAGGGCCGGCTCCACCGCATCGGGTGGGGCCGGCCTTCGCGTCGCCGGGGCGCCGGCGCGGGCGCACCTACACTGATTTCATGACAAACGACTCCCGGCTTGCCCAAGCCCGCAATCTCGATGCGGAGGACCCCCTGGCCTCCTGCCGCCCGCTCTTTGAAGGGCACGACGACGACGCGATCGTTGCCTACCTCGACGGCAATTCACTCGGGCGTCCGCTGAAAGCAACCACGGAGCGCCTTCCTGCGTTCGTTCGGAAACAGTGGGGAGGCAGGCTCATCCGCGGCTGGGACGAGGAGTGGCTGCAGCTTCCCCAGAGCCTGGGGGACCGCATCGGACGCGTGCTGCTCGGTGCGGAGAGCGGTCAATGTGTCGTCGCCGATTCCACCAGCGTCCTGCTGTACAAGGTCATACGTGCAGCACTCGCCGCGCGCCCGGGCCGCACGGAGATAGTGATCGAACGCGACAACTTTCCCACTGACCGGTTCATCGTCGAAGGAATCGCCGCCGACCGCGGGCTGACGGTCCGTTGGGTGGAGTCAGCGTCCGACGCAGGTCCCACACCCGAGGGGGTGGCGAGCGTGCTCGGCCCGGACACCGCCGTCGTCGTCCTCAGCCATGTTGCCTACCGCTCCGCCCACATCGCCGACATGGAAGCTATCACCGGGCTTGCCCACGACGCCGGAGCGCTGATCGTGTGGGACCTCAGCCATTCCATAGGGTCGGTGCCTGTGCGATTGGATGCCTGCGGCGCAGACTTCGCGGTGGGCTGCAGCTACAAATACCTCAACGGCGGGCCGGGTGCGCCCGCCTGGGCTTACGTGGCGCGTCGGCATCTCGCTGATCTCGTCCAGCCCATTCAGGGCTGGCTTGGCAGTGCTGATCCGTTCGGAATGGGTTCGAGCTACCAGCCCGCGGATGGAATCCGACGCATGATCTCCGGGACGCCACCGATCCTCGGAATGCTTGCGCTGCAGGACATGCTGGACCTGATTGAGGGCGTGGGTATTGACGCCATTCGAGCGAAGTCCGTGAAGCTGACGTCCTTCGCGATCGAAGCAGTCGACGAACTGATGGGCCCAGCCGGGGTAAAAGTCGCATCGCCGCGGGATGCTTCGCAGCGCGGCAGCCACCTAACCGTTGACCATGAGTCTTTCCGAACGGTGCTGCCAGGGCTGTGGCAGGACGGCGTGATTCCCGATTACCGCAACCCCGACGGACTCCGCCTGGGGTTGTCACCGCTGTCCACCTCATTCGAGGAGACGTTGGCAGGTATCCGCGCCATAGCGGAAAGGCTCCCGTCGACGGCGCTCGATTAAACTCTTGGGCCATGATCGTGTTAGAGTTTTTCTCGCTGCTTTCGGGGGTTTTGAGCCCCGAAATCACCACCTGCGCGGGTGGCGGAATGGCAGACGCGCTAGCTTGAGGTGCTAGTCCTCTTATTGAGGGTGGGGGTTCAAGTCCCCCTCCGCGCACAAGAAAAACCCCGGTTTTCCGGGGTTTTTTTGTGCCCGCGACCACGCGGAGTGCGTTCTCGACCACCCGAACCCGGAAATGCGACATCTGCGGGTCGGAAGCTCGCATAGTCACTTTTATGGCGAGGGTAGAAAAGAGACATCGCAAAACGGTAGAACTGCGTTCATCCGGTGGACGGACAAGCAGACCAGGGAGCGGAGATCGCACAGGTTCGACAACGAGCACGATGCGCGACGTATGTTTCTGGTACTCGAGGCCCATGCGCACGACACACGGAACGAGCATTGGAGAACGTGCTTAAGCACTACCAGGCCGTGTACACAGTGTCCGATATGCTCAAGGACCATATCGGGTTGCTGACCAACGCAAACGGCTACACCGTTCACAAGTACGGCGCTATGCGGGGTAACCACATTGACGCAACTCTTGGTCGCGCTAACGCCGAGGAAGCAAGCCTCGCCGTTCACTCTTGCGAAAGGAGCAGCCGCCTGTACGAGGGCGAGAGCTCCTGAGCTCAAATCAGAATGGCGGTTGATGGACCTCTAATTGACCGTCTCTAAGACATATTCTGTTGGCCTCGGACCGGTTGCGTAATTCAGGTCGATATCGACCGACTGCAGCTTGCTTAGGCCTCGGGAACATCCAATGCCGGTGCCAAAGAAGCACGCCCGACCTCAACACATAACGGTTCGCTTACGTGACCATTCTGTGCTGTTGACAAGGCAAATTAGCCGGTAGCGTCCGCAGTGGGGGATGCAGCAGTGCAAGGTTTGCCAGGCGAGTCTCCGCCACCATTTATCCACTCTTCACGAAAGTACGCCTTTGTCCAAGCTGCCATCCATCATCACTCTCGCCGTTGCCGCCGCTCTTCTTGCTGGCTGCTCCACGACCGCAGAGGAGCCCGACGCCCGTCCTGCCGCAACATCCGAATCGGCTTCGCCTTCGACCTCTCCCACCGAAGAGGAAACTGAGACGCCGCCGGCTGAGGAGACCGCATCCGAGGAGCCCGTCGAGCCGAGCCCAGAACCGACTCCTGAGCCCTCGCCGGAAGAACCACCCGCAGAGCCGGTCGTGGAGGTTCCCGAGGAAACGGCACCGAACCTTGAGCCACTGCCGACCGGGCCGAACGACCCGTTCGTCCCACCGCCGCACGGTGAGCCGAATCCGATGACGCCACCGATTGTCATCGCCGACGGGACCACACCGCACGTCGACCCTGCCTACTTCGACTGGGTGAAGGTCACTCCGGTCCCGGGCGGCGCGGCGACGGCCCCGACGGCGACGATCCAGCAGGGCCAGACGCTGGCCGTCATCGGGGACGGGTATGCCCCGGGCCAACGCATCTATGTCGGGCTCGGCTGGCCCAACACCGACTCCAACTACATCGTGGAGCCGGCCACTGCGGTCGCCGACCAGAACGGGTACTTCATCTACCCTGTCCTCATCGGCACCAATGTGCCACCGCGCGACTATGTCGTCATGACTGTTCCACTGGACGTCGGCTTCGAGGCGAGGGAAGCCGGCAAGCGCTACCACAACCTCATCATCACCGCCGCACAGTAGTAAAACCACTAGTCACACGCACTTTCGAAGCCCGGCCGCACACAAAGCAGTAAGAGCGGCCGGGCTGTCGGCTGCCATGAGAGGGACGGCCGCCATGCAGAATGAATATGAGAGCCGAGTCGACGGTCAAGTCTTTTTGTCCGGACCATGCCATCGCGAAGATGGTCGAGCGGAACATCTCACCGCGTGACCTCGCGGACGCATTGGCTCAGCCGGATCAGACCTATCTGCAGGGTGCCCGGTGCGTGTACCAGTACCTGGATTTCTCGGTCATCGTCGAGACCAACACGAACGACGTCTTGACCGCCCTGTTCCGTGGATGTCGCTCTCCATTTCCAACTCATGGCGGAAGCACATTGAGTCTGCTGGAAGACGACAGATCTTCGCGGGGTCCATCTCTACCCTGATCGGAGTTGGCCTGCTCATCGCAGGTGTGAGCCAGTATGTTGAGGTGGTTCATCGGGACGGAAGCGGCGGTCTCGCGATGGCGCTCTTCCTCCTGATCACAGCTCTCGTCCTGCTGATGGGAGGAATCGTGCTGTCCTGCGTGGGCTACTTCAACAGGCGGAAAACCGAACGACGAACCAGGACCTACGAGGATCTCTCGCCCGATCGATAGCGACTGCGGTAGCCATCCGGGTTCGGTGCGCTTCTGCCGATTCCGGTCCATCAAATGACAGCACCCGCTCCTGCCGAATACAGGGAGCGGGTGCTTGGTACCGTCTGGACGGTCCTACTCGGCGGCAGGAAGCTCCGCGTCCGGTGTTTCCTCAAGGTAGGTGGCCTTCCAGGCACCCTCGGAGTACACCACGGTGGCCGAGTAGATTGAACCGGCCGAATCGAAGGGACGCGTCTCCTCCACGTCGCCGGCCTCATTGAACTCGGTGTAGGCATCCGGATTGACCGGGATCATCGCGTCAACCTCCACGCCCTCCGCGACCTCGTCCGCAGCGGTCGTGATGAGGATCTGCTTCACCTTGGGCTGCCCGCCCAGGATCCAGCCGCCGTCGTCGTAGATGCCCTTGATTGTTTCTGCATCGGTAACGGCTGCCTCAGCACCGTCGAGCGAGGCAAGCAGTGCCTCCACGTCGCCAGTCTGCTGAGCATAGGACTTGAGCTGGAACACATGGTGCAGGAAGGCCTTGGCGCCGTCGGCGGTGGGCTCACCCATGAGGTCATTGACAGCAGGCTCGGCGATATTCTCTGCCGGTGCAGTGGAGCTTGCCGGAGTGGGCGCCGCGTTGGACGGCGTGGCGGCGGAGTCGGTGGACTCCCCGCAGCCGGTGAGCATAGCAAGGGCGACGGCGGCGGTGGCCGCAATCTTGATGGTCTTCATGATCTCCCCAGTAAAGGTAAGTGGTGCGCCTGAAATGGCGTCGACGCCCATCAGAATAGCCGTAGCCTGAGGCAACCGAAGCCGAAGCCGGGTTGAACGTGCTGGAAATCACAGCGTGTGGCCGGATCCTAAACGCGGCATCGGTAGGCTGGTCCCAACACCCACTACCCGATGGAGGTCTGCAATGGGCATCGCCCCCGAAGAAGAAGTCGTCCGGATCTGCCGGGAACTCATCCAGATCGACACCTCGAACTTCGGAGATAACCAGGGACCAGGGGAGCGCAAGGCCGCCGAGTACACGGCGGGACTCATCGAAGAAGTCGGACTGGAGGCTCAACTGTTCGAGTCAGCCCCGGGACGGGCTTCTGTTCTGACCCGGATGTCCGGAACAGACTCCAGCCTTCCTGCGCTTGTGGTTCATGGCCACCTCGATGTCGTACCTGCCCAGAAAGAGGACTGGAGTGTCGATCCGTTCAGTGCGGAGGAGCGCGACGGATTGATCTGGGGCAGGGGCGCAGTGGACATGAAAGATATGGACGCCATGATTCTCTCGGTCCTGCGCTCCATGCAACGCGACGGCATGCGGCCGAAACGCGACCTCATTTTTGCGTTTTTCGCAGACGAGGAAGCAGGTGGAAACTACGGCGCCTCATGGCTGGTGGACAACAAACCTGAACTGTTCGACGGCGCAACCGAGGCCATCTCGGAGGTCGGCGGCTTCTCGGCAACAATCGGCGGCCAACGCACGTATCTTTTGCAGACGGCGGAGAAGGGCATCTCTTGGCTTCGGTTGGTGGCGCACGGCCGTGCCGGTCACGGTTCACAGATCAACACCGATAACGCGGTTACTCAGCTCGCCCGGGCGGTGGCGCGCATCGGTGAACATCCGTGGCCGATAGAACTCACGCCAACGACGCGACAATTCCTTGACGGCGTTACGGAACTGACGGGGGTCGAGTTCGACGCAGACAATCCGGACATCCTTCTGAAGGAGCTGGGCACTGTCGCCCGCTTTGTCGGCGCGACGCTGCAGAACACGTCCAATCCCACCGTGCTGAAGGGCGGCTACAAGCACAACGTGATTCCCGGCAGCGCCGAAGCCCTCATTGATGTCCGCACTCTTCCAGGACAGGAAGAGGAGGTCTTCGCGACGATCAGGTCCCTCGCCGGAGATTCCGTGGACGTCAGCTACGCCCATAAGGATGTCTCACTCGAGGTGCCGTTCGCGGGCAATCTGGTGGACCGCATGGTGGATTCACTACTCGCTGAAGATCCGGGAGCAAAGGTGCTGCCTTATACGCTTTCCGGTGGCACTGACAACAAGTCGCTGAGCCGGCTCGGCATCACCGGCTATGGCTTTGCTCCTTTGCGCTTGCCGGACGACCTGGATTTCACCGGCATGTTCCACGGCGTGGACGAGCGGGTGCCCACCGATTCCCTTCGATTCGGTGCGCGTGTGCTCAATCGGCTGCTTACGGGTAGCTGATGGGTTCCGTCCCCGAGGACATCCTTCCCGCGGACCTCCTGGAGCGGTTCCGGGGGCGGGCTGCGGACTACGACGCCCGGAATGTTTTCTGCCGGGAAGATTTCGATGAACTCGCCTCACGCGGCTATCTGCGCCTGCTCTGCCTGGAGCACGACGGCGGGGCAGCCGTGGGTATGGCCCAGGCAGTTGCCTGCCAGCGCAGGCTTGCAGCGGCCGCCCCTGCGACCGCCCTCGCTGTGAACATGCACCTGGTCTGGACAGCTGTGGCCAGGCTGCTCGCACAGACAGGGGACAATTCGCTTGGCTTCATTCTCAGCGAGGCATCCGCGGGGGAAGTGTTCGCCTTCGGACTGTCTGAGCCGGGCAACGATTCGGTGCTATTCGACTCGAAAACTGTCGCCGAGCGTCAACCGGATGACGGCTACGTGTTCACGGGCACCAAGATCTTCACCAGCCTCTCGCCCGTATGGACTCGCCTTGGCGTGTTCGGGAAGAGCACGGGTGGAGACGATGAGCGGCTCGTCCATGGATTCGTCACCCGCGGCTCGGCGGGCACGGAAATCATTGAGGACTGGAACACGGTGGGCATGCGGGCAACGCAATCCCACACAACCCGGCTGAACGGCGTCGTGATTCCAGCGGAAAGAATCTTTCGGAAGCTACCGGTCGGGCCGAACCGGGACCCGCTTGTCTTTGCGATTTTTGCGGCATTTGAGACACTGATCAGCGCCGTCTATGCGGGCATCGCCGACCGCGCCCTCGAGATTGCTGCACAGGCGGCGCTCCAGCGGGCTCCGGGAATGGACGGGATTCCTGTTGCATCCCGTCCCGCGGTCCGTTCCGCGGTGGCTGATGCCGCCATGAGCTGGGACAACCTTGATGCCCACGTTCGGCTGCTCGCCGCTGACCTTGATTCCGGAATCGACCATGGGGACCGTTGGTTCGCCAAACTGGTGGCGCTGAAGGTCCATGCCACGAGTGCCGCCCGCGAGCTGGTTGATGCCGCAGTATCTCTGTCCGGCGGAAAGGGTTACTCCAATGACAGCGAGATCAGTCGCCTCTCACGGGATGTAGCAGCAGGTTCCTTCCATCCATCGAACCTGGAGTCGGCACGGCGCACCGTTGCATCCGCATTGCTTGGGCCGGAGCAGCAGGGATAAGAACCGCTGATCAGGCCGTGCGCTCTACCCGGAGCACTTTGCGCCTCAACCAGTAGCGTCGGTGCCCACCCAGGTAGATGCAGCTCCGCTCCAGTTCCCACTTGCCGTACTCCGCGTGCTCGGTCAGCAGCTGGCGGGCCCTGGAGAGTGGTTCGCCGGCGTTCACAGTGAGGACGAGGTACTCGTACTGGCGGCCGTAATCCCGTTTTCGAATGGCGGTTGAGTTCAGAAATTGTTCGCGCATTTCCCTCCAATTTGCTTCACTTTACCGATAACGTCTAGACCATGAGCATCGATCCGCGTGTCGCATTGCAATCGCTGGTTTCCGCACTCGAAGAACACCTGGCCGCTGCGGCATCACGCAGGGGAGAGGATGATCCCGCGGTCGAGGCCGCCTATCTTTCGATAGCTGATTCTTTCGAAGCGTACGAGGAATCCCTGTATGACGCCCACGGCGAAGTTACGCCTCTCGTCATCTATGAAGATGACGAAGAGGAAGATGACGAAGAGAACAGCAGCAAAGGCGAAGTGCGGGAATCGGCCACCGGCTCCTGACGTGGCCTCCGGTTTCTGTCGACCCGCCGGATCGCGACCGGGCCCGCATGGGAACGGTCAGCGTGGCGCGGAAACTTCGTCCAGCACTTCGGAGATCTGTGCGGGAAGCGGAGCCAGGGGACACGCCAACAGTTCCTTCAGCTGTACACCTGTGCGTGCTCCCAGCACGGCCGAGGCCACGGTGGGTCGCTGGACAAGCCAGCGAAGCGCTACTTCGGCGGGTGAAAGTTCCAAACCCCTCGCCGCGGTGGCGACCGCTTCGGTGATGCGTGCTGCACGCCCGGACAAGTACGGTTCTAGGTACTCAGCCCACTCATCGGATGCCGCTCGTGAGTCCGACGGTATTTGCGATCGATATTTGCCTGTCAGGGCACCCCGTCCAAGTGGCGCCCAAGCGAAGGTTCCCACGCCGAGAGCGCCCGAGGCCGGCAGTACCTCATCCTCGGGCCGCCGACTGAGCAGCGAGTACTCCGTCTCGTGGACGGAGAGGGGGAAACCAGCTGTCGAACACAACCGGGTCAGTTCCCAGCCTGTGTAGTTGGTCACACCTACATAGCGGGCACGGCCGGACCGGTAGGCGTACTCCAGCGCTGCCAGTGTCTCATCGACGGGTACGTTTGCCTCCGTCGAAGGCGCCATCCAGAAATCAATGCTGTCGGTACCCAGGCGCGACAGCGAAGCATCTAGGGAGTCGAGCAACCCTTTCCGCGATGCGTCAAGGCGGCCCCCGGACCAGTGCCGCGGAGTACCGCCGGACACGGCAAGCACCACCTCGGAACGCGCGACAAGATCACCCAACAGCGAACCAAGCACGGCCTCTGCCTGCCCGTCAGAGAAACGTGCGGCCGTGCTGACCAGCGTTCCGCCGGCCTCGACGAACAGGCGCAACTGCTCCCGCGCCGCTTCTTCATCAACGTCGCTGCCCCAGGTCATTGTCCCGAGGCCAAGCACAGATACCAGTTGTCCGCTACTGCCCGCGTTTCGCCACTGCATACGCCCAAGCCTACTGGCCGAGGGTCCAGCGCCGAGCGTCATCGAGGAGGTAGGAGGCCGGAAGTCGTTGAAGGCCACGCCGGGCATGGTGACGTAGGGTCTTATCTGTGAATTGGATCGAAGCGGCCGTCCTGGGCCTCGTTCAGGGCCTTACCG belongs to Arthrobacter tumbae and includes:
- a CDS encoding M20/M25/M40 family metallo-hydrolase, with translation MGIAPEEEVVRICRELIQIDTSNFGDNQGPGERKAAEYTAGLIEEVGLEAQLFESAPGRASVLTRMSGTDSSLPALVVHGHLDVVPAQKEDWSVDPFSAEERDGLIWGRGAVDMKDMDAMILSVLRSMQRDGMRPKRDLIFAFFADEEAGGNYGASWLVDNKPELFDGATEAISEVGGFSATIGGQRTYLLQTAEKGISWLRLVAHGRAGHGSQINTDNAVTQLARAVARIGEHPWPIELTPTTRQFLDGVTELTGVEFDADNPDILLKELGTVARFVGATLQNTSNPTVLKGGYKHNVIPGSAEALIDVRTLPGQEEEVFATIRSLAGDSVDVSYAHKDVSLEVPFAGNLVDRMVDSLLAEDPGAKVLPYTLSGGTDNKSLSRLGITGYGFAPLRLPDDLDFTGMFHGVDERVPTDSLRFGARVLNRLLTGS
- a CDS encoding acyl-CoA dehydrogenase family protein, whose protein sequence is MGSVPEDILPADLLERFRGRAADYDARNVFCREDFDELASRGYLRLLCLEHDGGAAVGMAQAVACQRRLAAAAPATALAVNMHLVWTAVARLLAQTGDNSLGFILSEASAGEVFAFGLSEPGNDSVLFDSKTVAERQPDDGYVFTGTKIFTSLSPVWTRLGVFGKSTGGDDERLVHGFVTRGSAGTEIIEDWNTVGMRATQSHTTRLNGVVIPAERIFRKLPVGPNRDPLVFAIFAAFETLISAVYAGIADRALEIAAQAALQRAPGMDGIPVASRPAVRSAVADAAMSWDNLDAHVRLLAADLDSGIDHGDRWFAKLVALKVHATSAARELVDAAVSLSGGKGYSNDSEISRLSRDVAAGSFHPSNLESARRTVASALLGPEQQG
- a CDS encoding DUF5703 family protein; translation: MREQFLNSTAIRKRDYGRQYEYLVLTVNAGEPLSRARQLLTEHAEYGKWELERSCIYLGGHRRYWLRRKVLRVERTA
- a CDS encoding aldo/keto reductase, with the translated sequence MQWRNAGSSGQLVSVLGLGTMTWGSDVDEEAAREQLRLFVEAGGTLVSTAARFSDGQAEAVLGSLLGDLVARSEVVLAVSGGTPRHWSGGRLDASRKGLLDSLDASLSRLGTDSIDFWMAPSTEANVPVDETLAALEYAYRSGRARYVGVTNYTGWELTRLCSTAGFPLSVHETEYSLLSRRPEDEVLPASGALGVGTFAWAPLGRGALTGKYRSQIPSDSRAASDEWAEYLEPYLSGRAARITEAVATAARGLELSPAEVALRWLVQRPTVASAVLGARTGVQLKELLACPLAPLPAQISEVLDEVSAPR